The Lewinellaceae bacterium DNA window GCGTTGCATATGGTGGAGGCTGTGATCAAAGAGGGCTTGGCACCACAGGGTGGTATCTGGTACGAAAAACATGGTGATACGGTTGACCGCGAGCGGCACTGGTGGCCGCAAATCGAAGCGGTTGTAGGACTTATCAATGCCTGGCAGATCATCCACAATCCATATTATTATTTGTTGGCGTATCGAATCTGGGAATACATTAAAGAAAACCTGATCGACAAAAATCATGGCGAGTGGTTCTGGAGTGTTCTGGATGATGGCACACCTAATATACGCGATGACAAGGCAGGCCCCTGGAAAGCGAATTACCACAATGGGCGGGGATGCATGGAAGTCGCGGCCCGATTAATGACATAATGGATACAAACTTTTAGAATAAAAAAATATAGGAATGAAAACCCCGATCAAACTGTTGCTCCTATTCTTAATTATCTCATCAGCTGCATTCACCATTATTGATAATAACCCGGCGCTTCGATTTATCCGGTCGTTGGACCCGGATCAGAAAAGCAAAATCATGCTGCCTTTTGATGACGATTCAAAATCGAACTGGCATTTTATTCCGAGCAGTACCTGGGAAAGACCGGGACTGCAGCTTGGTAACCTCCGTGCTGATCAGAAAGAATTGTTTTTTCAGCTCTTGCACAGTGCACTTTCTGAAAAGGGATATTCGAAAACTACAAAAATAATTGACCTTGAAAATGTGCTGCTGGAAATGTCCGGGGATTCGGTAATGCGGGATCCGGATAAATATTATGTGGCCATTTATGGTAATCCTGAGGTTGACAGTCTGTGGTCCTGGCGATTTGAAGGCCACCATATTTCTCTGAATTTTACGATTTCGAATGGAGAGACCTCTATTGCACCCCGGTTCCTGGGAGCAAACCCCGCTACCATACCTTATGGTCCACGCAAGGGAGAAAGAACCCTGGGCCGGGAGGAGGATTTAGGTTTCGATCTGGTTCATTCACTCACTGCTAAT harbors:
- a CDS encoding DUF3500 domain-containing protein, with the protein product MKTPIKLLLLFLIISSAAFTIIDNNPALRFIRSLDPDQKSKIMLPFDDDSKSNWHFIPSSTWERPGLQLGNLRADQKELFFQLLHSALSEKGYSKTTKIIDLENVLLEMSGDSVMRDPDKYYVAIYGNPEVDSLWSWRFEGHHISLNFTISNGETSIAPRFLGANPATIPYGPRKGERTLGREEDLGFDLVHSLTANQQQKAIFQEKPFYEIVTSNSPEASPLDPVGIPYGELNESQQGILLEIIQEYLSSMPVDMAMERMANLKKEEMNAIMFGWAGSTHAGEGHYYRVQGKTFLIEFDNTQNNANHIHSVWRDFTGDFGRDLIRLHYMHSDHRN